CCCTCGCGAAGACCTGCGGGAAGGCGAGGTGCCAGTGAAAAAAGTCGTACTGCGCGGCCAGCTCATCGACGGTCTTCAGCGTCAGGGCCGGGAGCGTGCCCTGGCCATCGCGGAGCTGGCGCCAGAGCTCGTTCGTGGGCGCAGCGTCGGTCATCGGCCCGGGTTGCTTGGGCCAGACGAAGGCTGCGCACCAGACGTCGGCCACCCGTTGCTGGTGGCGATAGGCTTCCGATGAAAGAAGGTCCTGCCAGCGGGCCTCCTTGCGCGCGAGCGCGGCAGCGTCGGCGTCGGGCGCGGCCTCGAGCTCGGCGACGGCCCGGGCCAGGAGCTGGGCCTCGCTCTCGGCCGGCCGGGCCCAGAGGCTCTCGAGCCCGCGTTGCCCGGCGGCGGCCTTCTTGTTCCGCTTCTTCAGCGCGCTGGCCGTCTTCTTGTCGTCGCCCTCGATCGGCTCCCAGGCCGCGTCGGGGACGCCGTTCTCCATGAGCTCGGGCGTGGTGCCGAGGAGTGCGTTGCCGTGCCGGATATGCGCGTCGAGGAAGGTCAGCGGCAGGCCCGGCTCCACGGCCTCCATCCAGAGGCTGACCTTGCAAAGCTCCACGGCCATCGGGTTCAGGTCCACGCCGTAGAGGCAGCGGCTCACCACCTGCCGGAGCGCGTGGCGGTACTCGGCCGGCGAGGGCGTGCCGCCGGCCTGCAGCCGGGCGAGGTGCGTCGCGAGGCGACGGGCGGCGGCGAGCAGAAAGTGCCCCGAGCCGCAGGCCGGGTCCACGATCGAAAGGCCCAGCAGCGCGTCGATCGGTCGCTCGGGGCGTTTGGCCAGCGTGTCGGCGATCACCGGCTCGAGCGCGCTGTCGAGGAGCACCTGCACCAGGCTGTCGGGCGTGTAGTAGCTCCCGGTGGTCTTGCGGGCGTTCCCCTTGGTCTCGGCCCCGGAGGCGAAGCCGAACCGCCGTCCCTCGGTGGACACCTGCGGCACCAGCTCGAGCAGGCTCTCGTAGACGCTGCCCAGCTCCTCGGGGCCCATGTCGCGCCAGTTCACGCGCGAGAGGCCCGAGGCCTCCCGCAGCCACGAGAGCCGATAGACGGCCAGGAGCAGCCAGCGGTTTTCGAGCCGCGAGGTGTCGAGCGCCGGACACTGCTGCAGCGCGAAGAGCCCCGCGAGGCAGGGCAGCCCGAGGCGCGGCTCGCCGGCCGCGAGCCCGCGAAAGACGATCTTCACGCCTTCAAAAACGTCCGCGAAGCGGTCGTGCGCGCTCCGCCTGAGCGCCCGGTCGCGCAGGCGTCTCAGGCCGTAGCCCTCGGCGTAGAGGCCGCGGGCCCGCTCGTCCGTCCCTTCCGGGTGCAAGAGGCCCCGCTCCTCGACGGTCAAGAGGAAGATCACGCGGTAGACCAGCCGCAGGAGCTGGGCGAAGTAGTCCCGCGTCGAGAGCGAGCCGTCCTCGAGCGCCGCGCGCAGGCGCTGGTTCTCGGGGTGCGAGAGGAACCCCTGGCCGAGGGCCACGAGCGCCTCCTCGACGCCTCGCCGAAGCTGCTCGCGGGCGCGGGTCCCCTCCTCGCGACCGGCGTCGCGCCAGGCCTCGAGAGCGCACTCGGTCGCTGGCTGGCCGGGGCGACCGAAGCGGGTCTCGTGCGCGAGCAGCCAGAGCGCGGCGAAGTCGGCGTAGCGCTCCTCGGCGAAGATGCGGCCGAGGTCGGCCTCGATCCAGGCCGGGCGGGTAAGGCTCGCGTTGTCCCTCACGATGCGCAGCGTGAGCCCGTCGCTGCAGAGCCCCCAGAGGGCCCCCTCGGCGGCGTTCAGCGCCTCCTGCAAGAGACCAAAGGCGCTGCGCCGGCGGCCGCCATCGCCGAAGCTCGCCGAGAGCGCGTCGAGCCCGCTCCCCACCGGGGCGATCACCACCGGCACGCGCCCCTCGAGCGCGGCGAAGCCGATGGGGAAGCTCCGCCCGTCGAGCGCGAGCGGCGCCACCGGCGCGAGGCTGGCAAAGCCCAGGGCCTCGCGCAGCAGCGCGGGCACGAAGGTCTCGGCGAGGACCCGGGCGTCGGCCCCCGCCGCACGTCCCGCCGCGAGCTCGCGGTAATGCGCCTGCGCGATGCGGAAGTAGCGCCCGATCTCCTCGCGCAGCCCGAGGCCCTTGGGCACGCGGTAGTCGGCCTCGGACTGCTGCCCCGCGCCGAGCTGGGCCACGCGCGCCAGCCACTCCGGCGCGAGCAGCCCCCCTTCGATAGTCAGCGCGTCGAAGCCAAGCTCCACCTGGCGGGCCCGAGTCCCGCGGACGCGGCCGACCGCCGCTGCTGAACGAGTACGCGCGGCCATGGTCAGTCCACCCGCGGCAGCAGCACGAAGAGGCCGATCACGTCGACGGGGAGCAGGGGCTTGACGGTCGCGCTCCCGCGCGCATCCGCGGCGTCGCGCACGCGGCGGTGATCGGCGAGGAGGGCCTGCGCCCGGCGCGCGGCGAAGGCGTCGAGTGCGTCGCGGCGCTCGCCGAGCTGGGCCAGGGCCTGGGTCACCTGCCGCTCGCGCACGTGAGCCGGGGGATCGGCAACGGGCGCGGGCTCGAGGAGCGCGAGGGCCTCGGGACCTTCGAGCTGCGGCGTCGAACCGGCGCCGAAGGCGAGTGCCGCGGCCTCCTCGACGAGGAGCAGCTTGCTCTTTCCCGCGCGCGGGCTCGTGAGCTGGTGCCGCAGCCGCACGAGCGCCACCAGCGTGCGCTCCGTGACGCCGGTGGAGACCCAGCAGCCGACCCGCCCGAGCACCGCCGGATCGGCCGCCGCGGCGTCGCTCCCGGCGTCGAGCGTCCCCTCGAGGAGCGACTCGGCGAGGAGCGCGACGAGGGGGTGACTGCGCTGGACCGCGCGGCAGCCGGCCGCGGCCGGCACGGCGAAGTCGAGCGCCACGGTGCCCGAGAGCCCGGCCGCCTCGAGGCGCTCGCGCAGCTCCTCGGGGAGCGGGGCCAG
Above is a window of Deltaproteobacteria bacterium DNA encoding:
- a CDS encoding N-6 DNA methylase; amino-acid sequence: MAARTRSAAAVGRVRGTRARQVELGFDALTIEGGLLAPEWLARVAQLGAGQQSEADYRVPKGLGLREEIGRYFRIAQAHYRELAAGRAAGADARVLAETFVPALLREALGFASLAPVAPLALDGRSFPIGFAALEGRVPVVIAPVGSGLDALSASFGDGGRRRSAFGLLQEALNAAEGALWGLCSDGLTLRIVRDNASLTRPAWIEADLGRIFAEERYADFAALWLLAHETRFGRPGQPATECALEAWRDAGREEGTRAREQLRRGVEEALVALGQGFLSHPENQRLRAALEDGSLSTRDYFAQLLRLVYRVIFLLTVEERGLLHPEGTDERARGLYAEGYGLRRLRDRALRRSAHDRFADVFEGVKIVFRGLAAGEPRLGLPCLAGLFALQQCPALDTSRLENRWLLLAVYRLSWLREASGLSRVNWRDMGPEELGSVYESLLELVPQVSTEGRRFGFASGAETKGNARKTTGSYYTPDSLVQVLLDSALEPVIADTLAKRPERPIDALLGLSIVDPACGSGHFLLAAARRLATHLARLQAGGTPSPAEYRHALRQVVSRCLYGVDLNPMAVELCKVSLWMEAVEPGLPLTFLDAHIRHGNALLGTTPELMENGVPDAAWEPIEGDDKKTASALKKRNKKAAAGQRGLESLWARPAESEAQLLARAVAELEAAPDADAAALARKEARWQDLLSSEAYRHQQRVADVWCAAFVWPKQPGPMTDAAPTNELWRQLRDGQGTLPALTLKTVDELAAQYDFFHWHLAFPQVFARGGFDVVLGNPPWERLQFEERAFFAAHDEQIFREENQARRRQRIAELSRTNPSLFARWEVAGRLLAGQDTLLRGSSRFPLTGLGKFNSYSLFAELAGGLVRRSGRAGLIVPTGVATDDASRAWFSAALRDGRIVQLHDFENRAGLFPSVDQRYRFCLLVVAGEGVPSRAATVSFSSCSVSELRVPGRQFALDFEAVATISPESQTTPMFTSQRDYKITLACHRRLPVLVRREPAASPWAISIDRYINVSDFSAEVRTAKVFAADAAPTSFVKSGDYVPLLEGKLFHQYDHRFASYDVQGETRRVGERGPDDHSNFWRFIPREIALRRNSRLRTAPSLLCLRDIARATDERTVIAAIVPANISDYTVRVFQQDVADCTAQLLLLSQLNAFVFDFLVRQRVSGTHLTNSVLEQVAVVPPHAIHGPMRALLRSAAFELTYTAWDLEPFARDVGYDGPPFRWDPARRFLLRCELDAAFFHLYGLSREDAGYVMDTFPIVRKHDEKAHGEYRTKRVILELYDALAEAARTGRPYETRLDPPPADPRVAHPDTRTSRGHKT